A single genomic interval of Stieleria maiorica harbors:
- a CDS encoding lipopolysaccharide biosynthesis protein: MKAAELSQRLRGAARGDTMLSLLDQVIVSGTRFATTVMVGRFGSESELGYYSLAFSVFVLLVGFQESLISIPYTVFVKRLSPDDQCKYGASSLGQAIGLNLIAMLVLLIACVLLQVTSGATGMIGLLWLLVALLPFLMLREFARRMAFAQLHVPTAMALDLAVSVLQLGGLAALALADQMTAGAAFLVSGIAAGLAGLIWLILVRSGFDWDRARFRSDWIRNVRFGKWVTGAQMTSVLQTYFAHWLLAAVIDERATGIYAACMTVVMLSNPFILGMSNVLSPKAAHAFAAGGAAAAASLVWRFTAVMLSILSVFAVLVGVFGNAIVVWIFDQQYGGHGIAILVLASGTIALGAGYSLASGLRAINRPAANFWAGIWGLAVTVVISSALVHRASILGTSLGLVGGFYVTAVYRLVAFRAAIAEMCRGEDPEGASASST; encoded by the coding sequence ATGAAGGCGGCTGAACTCTCCCAACGCCTGCGGGGTGCGGCGCGCGGGGACACGATGTTGTCGTTGCTGGATCAAGTCATCGTCAGCGGCACCCGGTTTGCCACCACGGTGATGGTCGGGCGATTCGGCTCCGAGTCCGAACTGGGGTACTATTCTCTGGCATTCAGTGTGTTCGTGCTGCTGGTCGGGTTTCAAGAGTCGTTGATTTCGATTCCCTACACGGTGTTTGTCAAACGCCTCTCGCCCGACGACCAATGCAAGTACGGGGCCAGTTCCCTCGGCCAGGCGATCGGGCTGAACCTGATCGCCATGCTGGTCTTGCTGATCGCGTGCGTGCTACTCCAGGTGACAAGCGGGGCGACGGGCATGATCGGATTGTTGTGGCTGTTGGTCGCCTTGCTGCCGTTCTTGATGTTGCGTGAGTTTGCCCGACGGATGGCGTTTGCGCAGCTTCATGTCCCGACCGCGATGGCGTTGGATCTGGCCGTCAGCGTGCTGCAATTGGGCGGACTTGCGGCCCTGGCACTGGCCGACCAAATGACCGCCGGTGCGGCCTTTCTGGTTTCGGGAATCGCCGCGGGGCTTGCCGGTCTGATCTGGTTGATCCTGGTTCGGTCCGGATTTGATTGGGACCGGGCCCGGTTCCGATCGGATTGGATCCGAAACGTTCGGTTCGGCAAGTGGGTCACCGGTGCGCAAATGACATCGGTCTTGCAAACCTACTTTGCCCACTGGTTGCTGGCGGCGGTCATCGACGAGCGAGCGACCGGCATCTATGCGGCGTGCATGACGGTCGTGATGCTGTCCAACCCGTTTATCCTGGGCATGAGCAACGTGCTGTCCCCCAAGGCTGCACATGCGTTCGCTGCCGGCGGAGCGGCCGCGGCGGCCAGTTTGGTTTGGCGTTTCACCGCCGTCATGTTGTCGATCTTGTCCGTGTTCGCCGTGCTGGTCGGCGTCTTTGGGAACGCGATTGTCGTCTGGATATTTGACCAGCAGTACGGCGGTCATGGAATCGCGATCCTGGTTTTGGCCTCCGGAACGATTGCGTTGGGAGCGGGATACTCGTTGGCCAGCGGGTTGCGCGCGATCAATCGCCCCGCGGCGAACTTTTGGGCCGGAATCTGGGGTTTGGCCGTGACCGTGGTGATCTCATCTGCCTTGGTCCATCGGGCCAGCATCCTGGGAACTTCCCTCGGTCTCGTCGGCGGTTTCTATGTCACAGCGGTCTACCGTTTGGTTGCGTTTCGCGCGGCGATCGCTGAAATGTGTCGCGGCGAAGATCCGGAAGGGGCATCGGCATCAAGCACGTGA
- a CDS encoding serine/threonine protein kinase, which yields MDAERYARVRELFLAIDDLPSDQQRQFLASQCGDDQTLIDEVMSLLEEHDRESAQLEGNSAKKPAIPSAIPEAAATASAESAASADSTASAPESDGNASTSHAPFMPGAQRDVPIDASGEQSGAGLAARERHQRRGDFRSGVRKSRPGTKAGTSKPAPLKSSQITQQSSQRTHASPRYRDEEPATRRRPSAGIWQTRATKHRRFNAGWLWLAAILPTALAGWWTVTQVQTHVRQSAATELATVADAVRTSVNQFLVDQARLAQSWARQDQLRAAVVSLVQTSRQEDSAGALRDSPAAITIRQQLIAQSQQPDIKYVVWDRTGRVIASWLPDGADVGGNVAPDGAADLARAMRGETVLFGPKILTADDNGFRPEMQSPVMAEILPIHDDGGRVVATMLIRGFGMYEALDQIFREASGTAGLDVYAVNSAGVMVTNSPRAQTWLVDDGDGDGREDDGRVSCRLRVSDPDTSAASATKLNLHLRRSQPLTYAVAGVASGQSGSQLDPYRNYAGIEVVGTWRWLNQWNLGIVAERTARSAFATARTVQWGFIVLACMLTLTVLIAASRIAKRTAIAQAAVHPLSRYELVAELGSGGMGVVYRAKHGQLGRDTALKVLRGDRDNLEDRLRFDREAKLAASLSNPHTVTIYDYGRGDEGEAYCVMEFLKGITLYDVVARSGFLPYGRALFILRQVCDSLGEAHKLGLVHRDIKPQNIMLSLDASVGDWAVVFDFGLAKPLQPDADSYQTAETIWAGTPMYMAPERYREPNNIDPRSDIYSVGCIAYFLLSGRPPFIECDPESLFALVLTEQPISISVHRDQDVPEEIVAVVKRCMAKSVDDRFATVDELAAELDRLIADYPWSVEEARSWWRIHGSEVG from the coding sequence ATGGACGCGGAGCGTTACGCGCGGGTCCGCGAGTTGTTCCTGGCCATCGACGACCTGCCCAGTGACCAACAACGCCAATTCCTGGCCTCGCAGTGCGGCGACGACCAGACGCTGATCGACGAAGTGATGTCGTTGCTTGAGGAGCACGACCGCGAATCAGCGCAGCTGGAAGGCAATTCGGCCAAGAAGCCGGCGATCCCGTCGGCCATCCCGGAGGCAGCCGCCACTGCGTCAGCCGAGTCCGCTGCGTCAGCCGATTCCACTGCGTCAGCCCCAGAATCCGACGGCAACGCCTCGACGTCTCACGCCCCCTTCATGCCGGGGGCCCAACGCGACGTGCCCATCGATGCTTCGGGTGAACAGTCGGGCGCCGGCCTTGCGGCTCGAGAGCGTCATCAAAGACGCGGAGACTTTCGAAGCGGCGTGCGAAAGTCACGCCCGGGCACCAAAGCCGGGACCAGTAAACCGGCCCCGTTGAAATCGTCTCAGATCACGCAACAAAGTTCGCAGCGGACGCACGCGTCTCCCCGCTATCGCGACGAGGAACCGGCGACCCGGCGGCGACCGTCGGCAGGGATCTGGCAAACACGGGCGACCAAACATCGTCGCTTCAACGCCGGATGGCTGTGGTTGGCCGCGATCCTGCCGACCGCGCTGGCCGGCTGGTGGACCGTCACTCAGGTTCAGACCCACGTCCGTCAATCCGCGGCCACGGAACTGGCCACCGTGGCCGATGCCGTGCGAACTAGCGTCAATCAATTCCTGGTCGATCAAGCACGTTTGGCCCAGTCGTGGGCCCGCCAAGACCAACTTCGGGCCGCGGTCGTCTCACTGGTCCAAACCAGCCGCCAAGAGGATTCAGCCGGCGCCCTACGTGATTCTCCCGCCGCGATCACGATCCGCCAACAACTGATTGCACAGTCGCAACAACCGGACATCAAGTACGTCGTCTGGGATCGCACCGGCCGGGTCATCGCCAGCTGGTTGCCCGACGGAGCCGACGTCGGGGGCAATGTCGCGCCCGACGGGGCGGCCGATTTGGCCCGCGCGATGCGCGGCGAAACGGTCCTGTTCGGCCCCAAGATTTTGACTGCCGATGACAATGGCTTCCGGCCGGAAATGCAATCGCCGGTGATGGCGGAGATCCTGCCGATTCACGATGACGGCGGTCGCGTCGTCGCGACGATGTTGATTCGAGGGTTCGGCATGTACGAAGCGTTGGACCAGATCTTTCGCGAAGCGTCAGGCACAGCCGGACTGGACGTTTATGCGGTCAACTCCGCCGGCGTGATGGTCACCAACAGCCCCCGTGCCCAGACGTGGTTGGTCGATGATGGAGATGGTGATGGCAGGGAGGACGACGGCCGGGTGTCGTGCCGGTTGAGAGTTTCCGACCCGGATACCTCCGCCGCCAGCGCCACGAAACTGAACCTGCACCTCAGGCGGTCACAGCCATTGACCTATGCCGTGGCCGGGGTAGCGTCGGGACAATCCGGATCACAACTGGATCCCTATCGCAACTATGCCGGTATCGAAGTGGTGGGCACGTGGCGATGGCTGAATCAATGGAACTTGGGCATCGTCGCCGAACGGACCGCCCGGTCGGCATTTGCGACCGCCCGGACGGTGCAGTGGGGATTCATCGTGTTGGCATGCATGCTGACGCTTACCGTGTTGATCGCCGCCAGCCGAATCGCCAAACGGACCGCCATCGCCCAAGCTGCCGTGCACCCGCTCAGCCGGTACGAACTGGTCGCCGAATTGGGCAGCGGGGGAATGGGCGTCGTCTATCGCGCCAAACACGGACAACTCGGTCGCGACACCGCCTTGAAGGTATTGCGCGGGGACCGGGACAATCTGGAAGACCGCTTGCGATTCGATCGCGAAGCCAAATTGGCCGCGTCGCTGAGCAACCCGCACACCGTCACGATCTATGACTATGGGCGTGGCGACGAAGGTGAAGCGTATTGTGTGATGGAGTTTCTCAAAGGCATCACGCTGTACGACGTCGTCGCACGCAGCGGGTTTCTGCCGTATGGACGGGCGCTGTTCATCCTGCGTCAGGTCTGTGATTCCCTGGGCGAGGCCCACAAACTGGGGCTGGTTCACCGCGACATCAAACCGCAAAACATCATGTTGTCCCTGGACGCCTCGGTCGGGGACTGGGCGGTCGTGTTCGATTTCGGGTTGGCCAAACCGCTGCAACCGGACGCGGATTCGTATCAGACCGCCGAAACGATTTGGGCCGGCACGCCGATGTACATGGCCCCCGAACGCTATCGTGAACCGAACAACATCGACCCGCGCTCGGACATCTATTCGGTCGGATGCATCGCGTACTTTCTGTTGTCCGGGCGGCCGCCTTTCATCGAGTGTGACCCCGAGTCGTTGTTCGCCCTGGTGTTGACCGAACAGCCGATCAGCATCAGTGTGCATCGTGATCAGGACGTCCCCGAGGAAATCGTCGCGGTCGTCAAACGATGCATGGCGAAAAGCGTGGACGATCGGTTCGCGACGGTCGACGAATTGGCGGCCGAGCTGGACCGATTGATTGCCGACTACCCTTGGTCGGTCGAAGAAGCAAGGTCGTGGTGGCGGATCCACGGATCGGAAGTCGGTTGA
- a CDS encoding undecaprenyl-diphosphate phosphatase produces MIETIILAVVQGIAEFLPISSSGHLVILGAMISDVQSESPTLEIILHAGTLGSILVIFWRRILDLLTSDRRVIPLLIVGTIPAVVVGLTIKAQFGWILKNPLLAGGMLIVTGIMLIVLGRLPVRRGEYRNASYFAAFCVGCFQAFAILPGISRSGSTILGGRLLGLKTDDAVVFSFLLAIPAISGATVLAIKDLLEETGQGAASGHSIAELGIGALVSFGVGIFALKWLIGWSRQERLHWFAGWCIPAGGLVLALGLAGLV; encoded by the coding sequence GTGATCGAAACCATCATCCTGGCCGTTGTGCAGGGGATCGCTGAATTCCTGCCGATCAGTTCGTCGGGGCACCTGGTCATTCTGGGGGCGATGATCAGCGACGTGCAAAGCGAGTCGCCGACGCTGGAGATTATTTTGCACGCAGGAACGCTCGGTTCCATCTTGGTTATTTTCTGGCGTCGGATCCTGGATTTGTTGACCAGCGACCGTCGCGTGATTCCTCTGTTGATCGTCGGAACGATTCCGGCCGTTGTGGTCGGGCTGACGATCAAGGCCCAGTTCGGCTGGATCCTAAAGAACCCGCTGCTCGCCGGTGGCATGCTGATCGTCACGGGCATCATGCTGATCGTGCTGGGGCGACTACCGGTGCGCCGGGGCGAGTACCGTAACGCGTCTTACTTTGCCGCGTTTTGCGTCGGTTGTTTCCAGGCGTTTGCGATCCTGCCGGGCATCAGTCGCAGCGGGTCGACGATTCTTGGTGGACGATTGCTGGGATTGAAAACAGACGATGCGGTCGTGTTTTCGTTCCTGCTTGCGATTCCCGCGATCTCCGGTGCGACCGTGTTGGCGATCAAAGATCTGCTTGAAGAGACCGGCCAAGGGGCTGCCTCGGGGCATTCGATCGCTGAACTGGGGATCGGCGCCTTGGTCTCCTTCGGCGTCGGGATCTTTGCTCTCAAGTGGCTGATCGGGTGGAGCCGCCAGGAGCGGCTACACTGGTTCGCCGGTTGGTGTATCCCGGCCGGAGGCTTGGTTTTGGCGCTCGGCTTGGCCGGCTTAGTGTAA
- a CDS encoding glycosyltransferase → MDPSPNVSVLMTVYNGMPYLAEAVESIRAQTYPRWKMIIVDDGSTDDSGDYLDSLDDDRITVIHQQNAGTAVASNHGLKLCDTEFLARMDSDDICDPTRLEKQVAFLQAHPRVGLVGSQIVPRGELRSGRVIPLATDHESIYSQLRKGQHAMCHPTILMRTELLKGIGGYWKQHGMFDAWDMFLRMGEVGELANLPEPLLEYRIHTGSINGKHMRKLQASIEFACELARRREENLPEISYEAYFSQRDRAGVLTRLTKQLNVYALLQYRLASIDLLGGRQLRGYARLAWSAACSPGRLVNRLLRQLKLA, encoded by the coding sequence GTGGATCCATCCCCCAATGTCTCCGTCCTGATGACCGTCTACAACGGCATGCCGTATCTGGCAGAGGCGGTCGAGTCGATCCGCGCGCAGACCTACCCGCGATGGAAAATGATCATCGTGGACGATGGTTCGACCGACGATTCGGGCGACTACCTCGATTCGCTTGACGACGACCGCATCACGGTCATTCACCAGCAGAATGCTGGCACCGCAGTTGCTTCCAACCACGGGCTAAAACTGTGTGACACGGAGTTCTTGGCGCGGATGGACAGTGATGACATCTGTGACCCGACACGATTGGAAAAGCAAGTCGCGTTCCTGCAGGCTCACCCCCGCGTCGGCTTGGTCGGATCACAAATCGTCCCCCGCGGCGAGCTGCGATCCGGGCGTGTGATCCCGTTGGCGACGGATCATGAATCGATCTACAGCCAACTTCGCAAGGGGCAACACGCCATGTGCCACCCCACCATCTTGATGCGCACCGAGTTGCTCAAGGGCATCGGTGGTTATTGGAAACAACACGGCATGTTCGATGCCTGGGACATGTTTCTGCGGATGGGCGAAGTCGGCGAATTGGCCAACCTTCCCGAACCGCTGCTGGAGTACCGCATCCACACCGGAAGCATCAACGGAAAACACATGCGAAAACTGCAAGCGAGTATCGAATTCGCTTGCGAACTGGCCCGCCGGCGCGAAGAAAATCTGCCCGAGATCAGCTACGAAGCGTATTTCTCACAACGCGACCGAGCCGGAGTGCTCACTCGGCTGACCAAGCAGTTGAACGTCTACGCGCTGCTGCAATACCGGCTCGCATCGATCGATCTGCTGGGCGGCCGTCAACTGCGAGGTTACGCGCGGTTGGCGTGGTCCGCAGCTTGCTCGCCCGGACGTCTGGTCAATCGCCTGCTCCGGCAACTCAAGCTGGCTTGA
- a CDS encoding cold shock and DUF1294 domain-containing protein, translated as MRLRPDRNGTIITWNDDKGYGFIATGDDEPDVFVHIRAFRDRRIRPEQGMPVTYRLSRDDQGRPRAAEAQLAIESADPPRRRAKTAVPVIVAWMFLVFVGLLVLTNQLPQLVLWVYLLASLATFVAYAFDKSAARSGRWRTKENTLHLMALIGGWPGAVIAQEKLRHKTRKQSFRIVFGLTVLLNGALLVGAMMAWSRL; from the coding sequence GTGCGACTGAGACCGGATAGGAACGGTACGATCATCACTTGGAACGATGACAAAGGTTACGGATTCATTGCGACCGGGGATGACGAACCCGACGTGTTCGTCCACATCAGAGCATTCCGCGATCGCAGGATTCGTCCGGAGCAGGGGATGCCAGTGACGTACAGGTTATCGCGGGATGACCAGGGCCGGCCTCGTGCGGCCGAGGCTCAATTGGCCATTGAATCAGCCGATCCACCGCGCCGCCGTGCCAAGACGGCGGTGCCAGTCATCGTTGCATGGATGTTCCTCGTCTTCGTCGGCCTGTTGGTGTTGACGAATCAATTGCCCCAGTTGGTCCTCTGGGTTTATCTGCTCGCAAGTCTGGCCACCTTCGTTGCGTATGCGTTTGACAAGTCGGCCGCACGAAGCGGCAGGTGGCGGACGAAAGAAAACACGCTGCACCTGATGGCCTTGATCGGTGGCTGGCCGGGGGCCGTGATCGCCCAAGAAAAGCTTCGCCACAAAACGCGGAAACAGTCCTTTCGAATCGTCTTCGGATTAACCGTGCTGCTCAACGGCGCCCTGCTGGTCGGGGCGATGATGGCTTGGTCACGGTTGTAG
- a CDS encoding glycosyltransferase family protein — MKLKHLLRYPFDIRVAEEHLASPSKVDVETTEATIGIDLYSDQMLFDGGRHLACLAASAGKIGSKVILRCSRWLLAAIAHKSHGGRFLSMPNVCWIDPQATFPPQSLVLLDTDGGQADRVLSRQRTVAMLIGRDPVDKTLVMPYPMHPQQITDATEAREDMLRRRIKAGIFFAGNQNRRYGRDSMHHEFGVLSRLEILSTLRSHFDVRIATRDSGGRDDQIVLRDSASDPIPAQDWMNTIAAHQFFLCCPGASQPVCHNAIEAMSVGTIPILEYADRFHPELVDGVNAICFRGRKGLVAAIRRIDSMPPEKRARLSRNVCQHYDAHLDGGRFLKRLRDELNTDFVDQVSMPFHNRNFYSTSSPPSGRVPLGHRRAA, encoded by the coding sequence ATGAAATTAAAGCACTTGCTTCGATACCCTTTTGACATTCGCGTTGCCGAAGAGCATCTCGCGTCGCCATCAAAAGTAGACGTGGAAACCACCGAAGCGACGATCGGGATCGACCTGTATAGCGATCAGATGTTGTTTGACGGCGGTCGGCATCTCGCATGTCTTGCAGCGTCGGCGGGCAAGATCGGATCGAAGGTGATATTGCGTTGCAGCCGCTGGTTGCTGGCCGCAATCGCTCATAAATCCCATGGCGGTCGCTTCCTGTCGATGCCCAACGTCTGCTGGATCGACCCGCAGGCGACGTTCCCGCCACAGTCGCTGGTGCTGCTGGACACCGACGGCGGACAAGCCGATCGCGTGTTGAGCCGACAGCGAACGGTCGCGATGTTGATCGGACGCGATCCGGTCGATAAGACCCTGGTCATGCCTTATCCGATGCACCCGCAACAGATCACCGATGCAACGGAGGCACGCGAGGACATGTTGCGTCGACGGATCAAGGCCGGCATCTTTTTTGCCGGAAACCAAAACCGCCGCTACGGTCGCGATTCGATGCACCACGAGTTTGGTGTGCTGTCACGGCTGGAAATTTTGTCCACACTGCGGAGCCACTTTGACGTTCGAATTGCGACACGCGACTCGGGCGGACGCGACGACCAAATTGTCCTCCGCGACAGCGCGAGCGATCCGATTCCCGCACAGGACTGGATGAACACCATCGCCGCCCACCAGTTCTTTCTGTGTTGTCCGGGGGCCTCTCAACCGGTTTGCCACAACGCGATCGAAGCGATGTCGGTCGGCACGATCCCGATCCTGGAATACGCCGATCGTTTTCATCCCGAATTGGTCGACGGCGTCAACGCGATCTGCTTTCGTGGCCGCAAAGGCCTGGTGGCCGCGATCCGCCGCATCGATTCGATGCCGCCGGAAAAACGCGCGCGGCTGTCGAGAAATGTCTGCCAACATTACGACGCACACCTGGACGGCGGACGGTTTCTGAAACGGTTGCGAGACGAATTAAATACCGATTTCGTGGACCAGGTTTCGATGCCCTTTCACAACCGAAACTTCTACTCAACATCCTCACCGCCCAGCGGCCGCGTCCCGCTGGGCCATCGGCGTGCTGCTTGA
- a CDS encoding NAD-dependent epimerase/dehydratase family protein: MRVLVTGPAGFLGAEIVDQLLVRGDQVVGVSRGRYPALTDKGVEYHRGDLSEADVSERLIRDVDVVVHTAAVAGVWGPYASFYRINTQATLNVIDACRKNGIGNLVFTSSPSVTFDGDDQRGIDESAPYPQRWLCAYPQTKAFAEQAVLQAHRPGELNTCALRPHLIWGANDPHLLARVIDRAAAGKLQIVGNGTNMVDTVHVVNAAAAHLDAIDALGRRPEIAGGRAYFIAQDQPVNCWDWITQICELASVPPPKRHIPYAVAYAAGALLETAYRLAGKKQEPAMTRFVAAQLAKDHYFDISAAKERLGYKVRLSMDQGIQELRSAWQQQS; the protein is encoded by the coding sequence ATGCGTGTTCTCGTTACCGGGCCGGCCGGATTCCTCGGTGCCGAGATCGTCGACCAGTTGCTCGTTCGCGGCGACCAGGTCGTCGGTGTCTCACGCGGCCGGTACCCCGCGTTGACCGACAAAGGAGTTGAATACCATCGCGGAGACCTTTCCGAGGCCGACGTCAGTGAGCGTCTGATTCGCGACGTCGACGTTGTCGTCCACACCGCCGCGGTCGCCGGCGTTTGGGGGCCCTACGCGTCGTTTTATCGGATCAACACCCAAGCCACGCTGAACGTGATCGATGCCTGCCGAAAAAACGGCATCGGCAACCTGGTGTTTACCAGCAGCCCCAGCGTCACGTTTGACGGTGACGACCAGCGGGGGATCGACGAATCGGCGCCCTACCCCCAGCGTTGGCTGTGCGCGTATCCACAAACCAAGGCGTTCGCCGAGCAAGCGGTGTTACAAGCGCATCGCCCGGGCGAATTGAACACCTGCGCCTTGCGCCCCCATTTGATTTGGGGCGCCAACGATCCGCATCTGCTGGCGCGGGTGATCGACCGCGCGGCCGCAGGAAAACTGCAAATCGTCGGCAACGGGACGAACATGGTCGACACCGTCCACGTGGTCAACGCAGCCGCTGCGCACTTGGACGCGATCGACGCACTCGGCCGGCGCCCCGAGATCGCCGGCGGACGCGCCTACTTCATCGCCCAGGATCAGCCGGTGAATTGTTGGGATTGGATCACACAGATCTGTGAACTCGCCTCGGTCCCGCCTCCGAAGCGACACATCCCCTATGCCGTCGCCTACGCTGCCGGAGCCCTGCTGGAAACCGCGTATCGCCTGGCCGGAAAAAAGCAGGAGCCCGCGATGACCCGATTCGTGGCGGCCCAATTGGCCAAGGACCACTATTTCGATATTTCCGCGGCGAAGGAGCGTCTGGGGTACAAGGTTCGCCTCTCGATGGACCAGGGAATTCAAGAATTACGATCAGCCTGGCAGCAACAATCGTAG
- a CDS encoding DUF368 domain-containing protein — MSLDNQNTDTDCIDPNTGLLPNQTDSAASPESHSPVATRKPVASALHLDVVNLVRGFCMGAANIVPGVSGGTVALVLGHYQRLIDAVSRIDSHLVGELLARRPKRAWEYVDGRFLMAIGIGVVFGSVALAGLINWLFDHHMPETFAVFFGMILASVLIVRRQVKRWGPASLAACAFGILAAVVVGRLSPTDGGDSLIYLFGAAAIAICAMILPGISGAFILLLLGVYHPITGLIKNTVKLNIDLNSILQLGVFAFGCLFGLLAFSRLLSWMLDHHRDKTMAVLVGLMIGSVEKLWPLQVPTAETAGLKMKERIMQVVPPSEWNGSLMLLAALVIGAAVFVLVLERVAESDLISDHEPDD; from the coding sequence ATGTCACTGGACAACCAGAACACTGACACCGATTGCATCGATCCGAATACCGGGCTTCTACCGAATCAAACGGATTCAGCAGCTTCGCCGGAGTCGCACTCTCCTGTGGCGACACGCAAGCCGGTCGCCAGCGCGTTGCATCTGGACGTGGTGAACTTGGTCCGTGGGTTTTGTATGGGAGCGGCGAACATCGTGCCAGGGGTCAGCGGCGGCACCGTGGCGCTGGTGCTGGGACACTACCAACGCCTGATCGATGCGGTCAGTCGGATCGATTCCCATCTGGTCGGAGAACTCTTGGCGCGGCGCCCGAAGCGGGCCTGGGAGTATGTCGACGGGCGTTTTCTGATGGCGATCGGCATCGGCGTGGTGTTCGGCAGCGTGGCGCTGGCCGGACTGATCAATTGGCTATTTGACCATCACATGCCCGAAACCTTCGCCGTCTTTTTCGGCATGATCCTTGCCAGCGTCCTGATCGTCCGCCGCCAGGTCAAACGCTGGGGACCGGCGAGCCTGGCGGCGTGTGCCTTTGGCATCCTGGCCGCCGTAGTCGTCGGGCGACTCTCCCCGACCGACGGCGGAGATTCGTTGATCTACCTGTTCGGTGCCGCAGCGATTGCGATTTGCGCGATGATCCTGCCCGGGATTAGCGGTGCTTTCATCTTGCTGTTGCTGGGCGTTTATCACCCGATCACAGGCTTGATCAAAAACACCGTCAAACTGAACATCGACTTGAACTCGATCCTGCAATTGGGGGTCTTTGCGTTTGGCTGTCTGTTCGGGCTGCTGGCGTTTTCGCGGCTGTTGAGCTGGATGCTTGACCATCACCGTGACAAGACGATGGCCGTGCTGGTGGGATTGATGATCGGCAGTGTCGAAAAGCTGTGGCCGCTCCAGGTGCCGACGGCCGAAACGGCAGGGCTAAAGATGAAAGAGCGGATCATGCAGGTCGTTCCGCCGAGCGAGTGGAACGGTAGCCTGATGTTGCTGGCCGCCCTGGTCATCGGTGCAGCCGTGTTTGTGCTGGTGCTCGAACGGGTCGCCGAAAGCGACTTGATCAGCGACCATGAACCCGACGATTAA
- a CDS encoding co-chaperone GroES, which produces MAKKKANAAFEYVEPIGDRVLVRKDEPKRETRGGIALPDAAEIPTITGRIVTISAVVENDEELPLRQYDKILFHPKNAVPVDLEHDNQLFVVPVDDIVAVFRREKPEEE; this is translated from the coding sequence ATGGCGAAGAAAAAGGCAAATGCAGCGTTCGAATACGTGGAGCCGATTGGTGATCGAGTTCTGGTGCGCAAGGACGAACCCAAACGCGAAACGCGGGGCGGCATCGCGCTGCCCGATGCGGCCGAGATTCCAACGATCACTGGACGCATCGTCACCATCAGTGCAGTGGTGGAGAACGACGAAGAGCTGCCGCTGCGTCAATACGACAAGATCCTGTTCCACCCCAAAAACGCGGTCCCCGTCGATTTGGAGCACGACAACCAGCTGTTCGTCGTGCCGGTGGACGATATCGTCGCGGTGTTTCGCCGTGAGAAGCCGGAAGAGGAATGA
- a CDS encoding sigma-70 family RNA polymerase sigma factor: MTSVTDLVSRSQEGTEGETDRLFSVMYDDLRRLAGRFLQNEPLRNRLSSSSLVHQAYMRMVDHSRINWQGKTHFFAIGATVMRRILVDHARKVQSLKRGGGWERRQLHDDVTFELNRDDDVVALDDLLQQLAKLNPRQAKIVELRFFGGMTMREIAAEMKLGLRTIEKEWAMSRAWMRRELRRDSEDVETT, from the coding sequence ATGACTTCAGTCACCGATTTAGTCAGCCGCAGCCAAGAAGGGACCGAAGGCGAAACCGACCGATTGTTCTCGGTGATGTACGACGATCTGCGTCGCCTGGCGGGCCGTTTCTTACAGAACGAACCGCTCCGAAATCGGCTCAGCAGTTCGTCGCTCGTCCACCAAGCCTACATGCGGATGGTGGACCATTCACGGATCAATTGGCAAGGCAAGACCCACTTCTTTGCGATCGGCGCCACCGTGATGCGACGGATTTTGGTCGACCATGCCCGCAAGGTCCAATCGTTGAAGCGGGGGGGCGGATGGGAGCGCCGTCAATTGCACGACGACGTCACCTTTGAACTCAACCGCGACGACGATGTGGTGGCGCTTGACGATCTGTTGCAACAACTGGCCAAACTGAATCCGCGGCAAGCCAAGATCGTCGAGCTGCGTTTTTTTGGCGGCATGACGATGCGTGAGATCGCCGCGGAAATGAAGTTGGGGCTGCGGACGATCGAGAAGGAGTGGGCGATGAGCCGGGCTTGGATGCGACGTGAATTGCGACGCGACAGCGAAGACGTCGAGACGACTTGA